Proteins co-encoded in one Nitratireductor kimnyeongensis genomic window:
- the gyrB gene encoding DNA topoisomerase (ATP-hydrolyzing) subunit B yields the protein MSDTPETLPGEPAEYGAESIKVLKGLDAVRKRPGMYIGDTDDGSGLHHMVYEVVDNAIDEALAGHATLVTVTLNPDGSCTVTDNGRGIPTDMHAEEGVSAAEVIMTQLHAGGKFDQNSYKVSGGLHGVGVSVVNALSIWLKLKIRRKGKVHEMSFTHGVADEPLAVTGDAGDETGTEVSFLPSPDTFTMTEFDYGTLEHRLRELAFLNSGVRILLTDKRHADEKKQEFLFDGGIVEFVKYLDRAKKPLIDAPISIGGEKDGITVEVAMWWNDSYHENVLAFTNNIPQRDGGAHMAGFRGALTRQVTGYAEKSGLTKKEKVSLTGDDCREGLTAVLSVKVPDPKFSSQTKDKLVSSEVRPVVESLVNEALGTWFEEHPAEAKALIGKVVEAAAAREAARKARELTRRKGVLDITSLPGKLADCQERDPAKSEIFIVEGDSAGGSAKSGRSRKNQAILPLRGKILNVERARFDRMLSSDMIGTLITALGTGIGKDEFNAEKLRYHKIIIMTDADVDGAHIRTLLLTFFFRQMPDLIERGHLYIAQPPLYKVTRGKSVQYIKDEAAFEEFLIDSGLEEATLELSNGEVRGGQDLKQVIDDARGVRSLINGLHTRYDRSVVEQAAIAGALSAAVLADPGRAADAAKHVAERLDMIAEDTERGWEGRVNPSNEGAGGYLFERTVRGVREVVVLDSALVASADARAIDRYTTRLQEIYTKSPVLRRKDKSEVISGPMALLDQVFATGRKGLTMQRYKGLGEMNAEQLWETTLDPDARSLLQVKVTDATDADSLFSRLMGDEVEPRREFIQDNALSVANLDI from the coding sequence ATGAGCGACACGCCCGAAACTCTCCCAGGCGAACCGGCCGAATACGGCGCTGAATCCATCAAGGTTTTGAAGGGATTGGACGCCGTTCGCAAACGCCCCGGCATGTATATCGGCGACACGGATGACGGGTCTGGCCTGCACCATATGGTCTATGAGGTGGTGGACAACGCGATCGATGAGGCGCTGGCTGGCCACGCGACACTGGTGACCGTCACGCTCAATCCAGATGGCTCCTGCACCGTGACCGACAATGGCCGCGGCATACCGACCGACATGCATGCCGAAGAGGGCGTGTCTGCGGCCGAGGTCATTATGACGCAGCTTCATGCCGGCGGTAAGTTCGACCAGAATTCCTACAAGGTCTCGGGCGGCCTGCATGGCGTTGGCGTTTCCGTGGTCAATGCACTCTCCATCTGGCTGAAGTTGAAAATCCGCCGCAAGGGCAAGGTGCATGAAATGAGCTTCACGCATGGCGTGGCAGACGAGCCGCTTGCCGTGACGGGAGATGCCGGCGACGAGACGGGGACGGAGGTGAGTTTCCTGCCTTCGCCGGACACCTTTACCATGACGGAGTTCGACTACGGTACGCTGGAGCATCGCCTGCGCGAGCTCGCGTTCCTGAATTCCGGCGTGCGCATTCTTCTGACCGATAAGCGCCATGCCGATGAGAAGAAACAGGAATTCCTGTTCGACGGAGGCATTGTCGAGTTCGTCAAATATCTCGATCGCGCCAAGAAGCCGCTGATCGATGCGCCCATTTCCATTGGTGGCGAGAAAGACGGAATCACGGTGGAAGTCGCCATGTGGTGGAACGATTCTTACCATGAAAATGTGCTGGCCTTCACCAACAACATTCCGCAGCGCGACGGTGGCGCGCATATGGCCGGGTTCCGCGGTGCGCTGACGCGTCAGGTTACGGGTTACGCCGAGAAATCGGGCTTGACCAAGAAGGAAAAGGTTTCGTTGACCGGTGACGATTGCCGCGAGGGGCTCACGGCGGTTCTCTCGGTCAAGGTTCCCGATCCGAAATTCTCGTCCCAGACCAAGGACAAGCTGGTGTCCTCCGAGGTGCGCCCGGTGGTGGAGAGCCTAGTCAACGAGGCACTCGGCACCTGGTTTGAGGAGCACCCGGCAGAGGCCAAGGCGCTGATCGGCAAGGTGGTGGAAGCCGCCGCCGCGCGCGAGGCTGCACGAAAGGCGCGCGAGCTGACGCGGCGCAAGGGCGTGCTCGACATCACGTCGCTGCCGGGCAAGCTCGCCGATTGTCAGGAGCGCGATCCCGCCAAGTCCGAAATCTTCATCGTCGAGGGTGATTCCGCAGGCGGCTCGGCTAAATCCGGCCGCTCGCGCAAGAACCAGGCGATCCTTCCGTTGCGCGGCAAGATCCTGAACGTGGAGCGCGCACGGTTCGACCGCATGCTTTCGTCCGACATGATCGGGACGTTGATCACGGCGCTCGGCACTGGCATCGGCAAGGATGAATTCAACGCCGAGAAACTGCGCTACCACAAGATCATCATCATGACGGACGCCGATGTCGACGGCGCTCACATCCGGACGCTGCTTCTCACTTTCTTCTTCCGACAGATGCCGGACCTCATCGAGCGCGGGCACCTCTATATCGCCCAGCCGCCACTCTACAAGGTGACGCGTGGCAAATCGGTCCAGTACATCAAGGACGAAGCGGCGTTCGAGGAGTTCCTGATCGATTCCGGTCTTGAAGAGGCGACGCTCGAACTTTCCAATGGCGAGGTGCGTGGCGGTCAGGATCTCAAACAGGTGATTGATGACGCACGCGGTGTGCGCTCGCTGATCAACGGCCTGCATACGCGCTATGACCGTTCCGTGGTAGAGCAGGCGGCAATCGCCGGTGCGCTCAGCGCGGCAGTTCTGGCCGATCCGGGGCGTGCGGCAGATGCCGCGAAGCATGTGGCGGAGCGGCTCGACATGATTGCCGAGGATACCGAACGCGGCTGGGAGGGGCGCGTGAATCCCTCGAATGAGGGTGCGGGCGGCTATCTCTTCGAACGCACGGTGCGTGGCGTGCGCGAGGTCGTGGTTCTCGACTCGGCGCTCGTAGCCTCGGCTGATGCACGCGCGATCGACAGGTACACAACGCGCCTGCAGGAGATCTACACCAAATCACCCGTGTTGCGCCGCAAGGACAAATCGGAAGTGATTTCCGGGCCGATGGCGCTGCTTGACCAGGTCTTCGCGACGGGCCGCAAGGGGCTCACGATGCAACGCTACAAAGGTCTCGGCGAAATGAATGCCGAGCAGCTCTGGGAGACGACGCTGGATCCAGATGCACGCTCGCTGCTCCAGGTGAAGGTGACGGACGCGACGGATGCGGATTCGCTCTTCTCGCGCCTCATGGGCGACGAAGTGGAACCGCGCCGCGAGTTCATTCAGGACAATGCGCTGTCGGTGGCCAATCTCGACATCTGA
- a CDS encoding DUF2189 domain-containing protein yields the protein MTDFHVMAGTDKSLSLPEVRKIQASDIIDALGRGLDDFWQKPSHYAFLCLIYPLVGVVLIYWASDADALPLLFPLASGFALLGPFAAIGLYEISRRREAGLDTSWRHALAVRKSPAIPSIMAVGAMLFAIFVTWLLVAQGLYVRLLGPEPPASIAGFFESVFTTDAGFTLLLIGNAIGFIFALVVLITTSIAFPMLLDRDCGAVAAIITSARAASANPLPIALWGLLVVGALVVGSLPLFAGLAVVMPILGHATWHLYRKLVAD from the coding sequence ATGACGGATTTTCATGTCATGGCCGGAACCGACAAGTCCCTGTCCTTGCCTGAGGTTCGCAAGATCCAGGCATCGGATATCATCGATGCATTGGGGCGCGGACTTGATGATTTCTGGCAGAAACCATCGCATTATGCATTTCTGTGTCTGATATACCCGCTTGTCGGTGTTGTGCTGATCTACTGGGCGTCAGATGCAGACGCGCTGCCGCTTCTCTTTCCGCTGGCATCGGGTTTTGCCCTCCTCGGTCCATTCGCCGCCATCGGACTTTATGAGATCAGCCGAAGACGCGAGGCTGGACTCGACACGTCCTGGCGCCACGCGCTGGCGGTGCGCAAATCACCGGCAATCCCCTCCATCATGGCCGTGGGGGCCATGCTCTTTGCCATTTTCGTGACCTGGCTTCTGGTCGCCCAGGGGCTCTATGTGCGCTTGCTTGGCCCCGAACCGCCCGCATCCATCGCCGGATTCTTCGAAAGCGTGTTCACGACGGATGCCGGCTTCACGCTGCTTCTGATCGGCAATGCAATCGGGTTCATTTTCGCTCTGGTGGTGCTGATCACCACGTCCATCGCCTTCCCGATGTTGCTCGACCGAGACTGCGGTGCGGTGGCCGCGATCATCACTTCAGCGCGCGCTGCAAGTGCCAATCCCTTGCCCATAGCGCTGTGGGGACTGTTGGTCGTCGGTGCGCTTGTCGTAGGTTCTCTGCCGCTGTTTGCGGGGCTTGCCGTGGTCATGCCCATTCTGGGTCACGCCACGTGGCATCTCTACCGCAAGCTGGTGGCCGATTGA
- the lepA gene encoding translation elongation factor 4: MTNTPLSHIRNFSIVAHIDHGKSTLADRLIQMTGSLADREMKDQILDSMDIERERGITIKAQTVRLEYDARNGEHYVLNLIDTPGHVDFAYEVSRSLSACEGSLLVVDASQGVEAQTLANVYQAIDNDHEIVTVLNKVDLPAADTERVKEQIEEVIGLDASDAIPISAKTGVGIDEVLEAIVKRLPPPEGGEREAPLKALLVDSWYDAYLGVIVLVRVIDGKLRKGQTIRMMGTDAKYPVDRVGVMTPKMVMVDELGPGEIGFITASIKEVADTRVGDTITEDKRQTEKPLPGFKPAQPVVFCGLFPVDAADFEDLRAAMGKLRLNDASFSFEMETSAALGFGFRCGFLGLLHLEIIQERLEREFNLDLIATAPSVVYRMNLTSSEQVELHNPADMPDIVKIGSIEEPWIKATILTPDDYLGAILKLCQERRGVQTDLSYVGKRAMVTYELPLNEVVFDFYDRLKSITKGYASFDYQLTGYREGDLVKMSILVNEEPVDALSMLVHRQAAEKRGRVMCEKLKDLIPRHMFKIPIQAAIGGKVIARETISAMRKDVTAKCYGGDVTRKRKLLEKQKEGKKRMRQFGKVEIPQEAFIQALKMSD; this comes from the coding sequence ATGACGAACACGCCACTTTCCCATATTCGCAATTTTTCCATCGTCGCGCATATCGACCATGGCAAGTCGACGCTTGCCGACCGGCTGATCCAGATGACGGGATCGCTGGCCGATCGCGAGATGAAAGACCAGATCCTCGACTCGATGGATATCGAGCGCGAGCGCGGCATCACCATCAAGGCGCAAACCGTGCGTCTGGAGTATGATGCGCGCAATGGCGAGCACTACGTGCTGAACCTGATCGACACGCCCGGCCATGTGGACTTTGCCTATGAAGTCTCGCGGTCGCTCTCGGCCTGCGAGGGCTCGCTTCTGGTGGTCGACGCCAGCCAGGGCGTCGAAGCCCAGACGCTCGCTAATGTCTATCAGGCCATCGACAACGATCATGAAATCGTGACCGTTCTCAACAAGGTGGACCTTCCCGCCGCCGACACCGAGCGCGTCAAGGAGCAGATCGAGGAGGTGATCGGGCTCGATGCCTCCGACGCGATTCCGATTTCCGCGAAGACGGGTGTCGGCATCGACGAGGTTCTAGAAGCCATCGTGAAGCGTCTACCCCCGCCCGAAGGCGGAGAACGGGAAGCCCCGCTCAAGGCACTTCTGGTGGACAGCTGGTACGACGCCTATCTGGGCGTCATCGTTCTGGTCCGCGTGATCGACGGCAAGCTGAGAAAGGGCCAGACCATCCGCATGATGGGCACGGACGCCAAATATCCGGTGGACCGGGTTGGCGTCATGACCCCGAAAATGGTCATGGTCGATGAGCTTGGTCCCGGCGAGATCGGCTTCATCACCGCCTCTATCAAGGAGGTCGCCGACACCCGCGTCGGCGACACGATCACCGAAGACAAGCGCCAGACGGAAAAGCCGCTGCCGGGCTTCAAGCCGGCGCAGCCGGTGGTCTTCTGCGGCCTCTTCCCAGTCGATGCGGCTGACTTTGAAGACCTGCGCGCCGCGATGGGCAAACTGCGCCTCAACGATGCCTCGTTTTCCTTCGAGATGGAAACCTCGGCGGCGCTCGGTTTCGGCTTCCGCTGCGGCTTTCTGGGCCTTCTTCATCTGGAGATCATCCAGGAGCGGCTGGAGCGCGAGTTCAATCTCGATCTCATTGCCACCGCGCCTTCGGTCGTCTATCGCATGAACCTCACCTCCAGTGAGCAGGTGGAGCTTCACAACCCCGCCGACATGCCGGACATCGTGAAGATAGGTTCCATCGAGGAACCGTGGATCAAGGCCACGATCCTCACGCCCGACGATTATCTGGGCGCGATCCTCAAGCTCTGCCAGGAGCGGCGTGGTGTCCAGACGGATCTTTCCTATGTGGGCAAGCGTGCCATGGTCACCTATGAACTACCGCTCAACGAGGTGGTGTTCGATTTCTATGACCGACTGAAATCCATCACCAAGGGCTATGCGAGCTTCGACTACCAGCTCACGGGCTACCGCGAAGGCGATCTGGTAAAGATGTCGATCCTCGTCAATGAGGAGCCGGTGGATGCACTCTCCATGCTTGTGCACAGACAGGCCGCTGAGAAGCGCGGGCGCGTCATGTGCGAGAAGCTGAAAGACCTTATCCCCCGCCACATGTTCAAGATCCCGATCCAGGCGGCCATTGGCGGAAAGGTCATCGCCCGCGAAACCATTTCGGCCATGCGCAAGGACGTGACGGCGAAGTGCTACGGCGGCGACGTCACCCGCAAGCGCAAGCTGCTCGAGAAGCAGAAAGAGGGCAAGAAGCGCATGCGCCAGTTCGGCAAGGTTGAGATTCCACAGGAAGCCTTCATCCAGGCCCTGAAGATGAGCGATTAG
- a CDS encoding CGNR zinc finger domain-containing protein, with product MAATVAWPVPFFLGGRLCLDFVNTVNSRTRPATKDYIPDVAALLGWCSQLAVFDADTLSRLQSMAETQPRVAEAAHARAKRFRETLFAIFQNTIDGEGPSAEALGALGELVSAGRQRQRLKKGEERFVWSWDKSRLDLDAPLQAVALSAEQMLTKGDLQRLKACPGPEGCGWLFYDETKNASRRWCSMEHCGGAAKARRHAARLREKRL from the coding sequence ATGGCCGCCACCGTCGCCTGGCCTGTGCCGTTTTTTCTCGGCGGCAGGCTTTGCCTGGATTTTGTCAACACGGTGAATAGTCGGACGAGGCCGGCCACGAAGGATTACATTCCCGATGTCGCGGCGCTGCTGGGATGGTGCAGTCAGTTGGCTGTGTTCGACGCGGACACCCTGTCCCGTCTGCAGAGTATGGCTGAAACGCAACCTCGTGTAGCGGAAGCCGCACATGCCAGAGCCAAACGATTTCGCGAAACACTGTTTGCGATTTTCCAGAACACGATCGACGGTGAAGGTCCCTCGGCGGAAGCACTCGGTGCGCTTGGTGAACTCGTAAGCGCGGGCCGGCAGCGTCAGCGCTTGAAAAAGGGCGAGGAGCGCTTTGTCTGGAGCTGGGACAAGAGCCGCCTCGATCTTGATGCTCCCCTACAGGCTGTTGCGCTCAGCGCCGAACAGATGCTCACCAAAGGTGATTTGCAACGGCTGAAGGCCTGTCCCGGGCCGGAAGGATGCGGATGGCTGTTCTACGATGAAACGAAGAATGCCTCGCGCCGCTGGTGCAGCATGGAACATTGTGGGGGCGCGGCGAAAGCCCGGCGTCATGCGGCCCGTTTGAGGGAAAAAAGATTATGA
- a CDS encoding complex I NDUFA9 subunit family protein encodes MATISQKPKLITIFGGNGFVGRHLVQALTRRGYRVRVACRNPNTAIHLQPLGNVGQVQAVQANLRNRASIDRAVEGADHVINLVGILYESGRQSFDAVQHFGARAVAEAARATGAKLTHGSAIGADPESESDYARTKALGEKAVLETVKDAVIIRPSIVFGPEDDFFNRFANMARFSPFLPLIGGGETKFQPVYVGDVAEAYARSVDGDLKGGQIYELGGPEALSFRECLEEMLEATYRKRWFVSLPWFVARIQARILGLLPNPLLTLDQVKLLKTDNVVSEEAQAAGRTLEGLGIQKHSLAAILPTYLWRYRPAGQFTRKQFL; translated from the coding sequence ATGGCCACCATCAGCCAGAAACCTAAGCTCATCACCATTTTCGGCGGCAACGGCTTTGTCGGCCGCCATTTGGTGCAGGCCCTCACGAGGCGCGGCTACCGGGTGCGCGTTGCATGCCGCAACCCCAATACAGCGATACATTTGCAGCCACTCGGCAATGTCGGCCAAGTGCAAGCCGTGCAGGCGAACTTGCGCAACCGTGCGTCCATCGACCGGGCAGTGGAAGGCGCCGACCATGTGATCAATCTGGTCGGCATCCTCTATGAATCCGGACGCCAGTCCTTTGACGCGGTTCAACATTTCGGCGCCCGTGCAGTGGCGGAAGCCGCCCGCGCAACTGGCGCAAAGCTCACTCATGGCTCGGCGATCGGGGCCGATCCGGAGTCCGAGTCCGACTATGCCCGCACCAAGGCACTAGGCGAAAAAGCCGTACTGGAAACCGTCAAGGATGCGGTGATCATCCGCCCATCCATCGTCTTCGGTCCGGAAGACGATTTCTTCAACCGCTTTGCCAACATGGCGCGGTTCTCGCCGTTCCTGCCTTTGATCGGTGGCGGCGAGACGAAGTTCCAGCCTGTCTATGTTGGCGATGTGGCCGAAGCCTATGCCCGCTCTGTCGATGGCGACCTGAAGGGCGGCCAGATCTACGAGCTGGGCGGGCCGGAAGCCCTCTCCTTCCGCGAATGCCTTGAGGAGATGCTCGAAGCCACCTACCGCAAACGCTGGTTCGTTTCCCTGCCTTGGTTCGTCGCACGCATCCAGGCCCGCATTCTTGGCCTTTTGCCGAACCCGCTGCTCACTCTCGATCAGGTGAAGCTTCTCAAGACCGACAACGTTGTTTCTGAAGAGGCGCAAGCGGCCGGGCGCACGCTCGAAGGACTTGGCATCCAGAAACATTCTCTGGCCGCCATCCTGCCCACCTATCTGTGGCGCTACCGCCCGGCAGGCCAGTTCACCCGCAAGCAATTCCTGTAA
- a CDS encoding cation:proton antiporter → MDIHEALVLLFLAFTAYSLLSRKIEASVVSGPMLFTALGYGFYLADASLTSPLDNSVVEFLATATLAIILFRDAANIHISSVMAERATALLSARLLCIGIPLTILAGTAAGMALFPALGFFGALVLAIVLTPTDAALAQPVFGDDGLPEIEREALDVESGLNDGLCLPLLLITLALAAETGTGDGMAGHAKFFLKQVLFGPLAGLAVGYAGAAAAGFSFTHALSNPAGRTPIMVGLAGLAYLGAELVGGNGFLAAFAAGLAFGWRLPAETVHKASNFAMTEGSILTNLTFLLFGAAMLPQALEAPVISSLVYAALSLTVIRMAPVFIAMLGSRSGTRTRLFVGWFGPRGLASVLYLLLVVDQSGFVVADQITNIAVFTILLSVILHGATAPFAKTTFFPARS, encoded by the coding sequence ATGGACATTCATGAGGCGCTGGTCCTTCTTTTCCTCGCTTTCACGGCCTATTCGCTCCTCTCGCGCAAGATTGAAGCGTCCGTCGTCTCGGGCCCCATGCTTTTCACCGCGCTCGGTTATGGTTTTTATCTGGCCGACGCCTCCCTCACCTCGCCGCTCGACAATTCCGTCGTCGAGTTTCTAGCGACGGCGACATTGGCCATCATCCTGTTCCGCGATGCCGCAAACATCCATATTTCAAGCGTGATGGCAGAGCGCGCCACTGCGCTGCTCTCCGCGCGGCTCCTGTGCATCGGGATCCCGCTCACCATCCTTGCAGGCACCGCCGCGGGCATGGCCCTGTTCCCGGCGCTTGGCTTTTTCGGCGCACTGGTGCTTGCCATCGTGCTGACACCGACGGATGCGGCTCTCGCTCAGCCGGTTTTCGGCGATGATGGTTTGCCCGAGATCGAACGTGAGGCCCTGGACGTGGAAAGCGGGCTCAACGACGGCCTGTGCCTGCCCCTGCTTCTGATCACGCTCGCCCTTGCTGCCGAAACCGGAACCGGAGACGGCATGGCGGGACACGCCAAATTCTTTCTCAAACAGGTGCTCTTCGGCCCGCTTGCGGGACTGGCCGTCGGGTATGCAGGGGCAGCGGCGGCCGGATTTTCTTTCACCCACGCCCTATCGAATCCCGCTGGGCGCACGCCCATCATGGTCGGTCTTGCCGGACTCGCCTATCTGGGGGCGGAATTGGTCGGCGGCAATGGATTTCTCGCAGCCTTCGCGGCCGGTCTGGCCTTTGGCTGGCGCCTGCCCGCCGAAACGGTGCACAAGGCCAGCAATTTCGCCATGACCGAGGGTTCGATCCTCACCAATCTCACATTCCTCCTCTTTGGAGCGGCCATGCTCCCGCAGGCGCTCGAAGCGCCGGTGATCTCTTCTCTCGTCTATGCGGCACTCAGCCTGACCGTCATCCGAATGGCGCCGGTTTTCATTGCCATGCTCGGGAGTCGGTCAGGCACGCGGACCCGGCTTTTTGTCGGGTGGTTCGGGCCGCGCGGTCTCGCTTCCGTGCTCTATCTCCTTCTCGTGGTAGACCAGTCCGGTTTTGTCGTGGCAGATCAGATCACCAACATTGCCGTCTTCACCATTCTCCTGTCGGTCATTCTCCATGGGGCAACCGCACCCTTTGCAAAAACCACTTTCTTCCCGGCGCGATCCTGA
- a CDS encoding MarR family winged helix-turn-helix transcriptional regulator: MKDPERHKLGFLIHDVARLMRKRFQEIDNEFGLTSAQWRMLFGLLQHDGVSQARLAELLEVEPISVSRMVDRLAESGWVERRFSRTDRRVRMIYPTRKAREARSGIQQIAATVHDEALSGLDEEERRLLIDVLGKVALNLYGTASETPSTTASCPSPGPGEGARA, from the coding sequence ATGAAAGATCCTGAACGACACAAGCTGGGCTTCCTGATCCATGATGTTGCGCGCCTGATGCGCAAGCGGTTTCAGGAAATTGACAATGAATTCGGGCTCACGTCTGCCCAGTGGAGGATGCTTTTCGGGCTCTTGCAGCATGATGGCGTTTCCCAGGCACGGTTGGCCGAGCTTCTGGAGGTCGAGCCGATCAGCGTGTCGAGAATGGTCGACCGGCTGGCGGAGAGCGGCTGGGTCGAGCGACGTTTTTCTCGCACCGACCGGCGGGTGCGCATGATTTATCCCACGCGAAAGGCCCGCGAGGCGCGCTCCGGCATCCAGCAGATTGCGGCGACGGTGCATGACGAGGCGCTGTCGGGCCTCGACGAAGAGGAGCGCCGCCTCCTGATCGACGTGTTGGGGAAAGTGGCTCTCAATCTATATGGAACGGCTTCCGAAACCCCCTCCACGACTGCGTCCTGTCCCTCACCGGGGCCCGGCGAGGGAGCGCGGGCCTAG
- a CDS encoding CerR family C-terminal domain-containing protein has translation MQDDRMRLSSAEHTRLSLIRTGLKLFGENGFEGTTTREIARAAEANIGSISYHFGGKEGLRAACADYIVELLSEITGSALKTGGNDGASLTPQQARVVLMQVLETMTGFIAARPEAGLIVKFVLRELSHPTVALDRIYEGIFAPVHKRLCAVWEAATGEPAESDETKLTVFTLIGQLVYFRIAGEAVQRRMGWSQIGAREAASITAIAGSNLDAILAARTRRKETP, from the coding sequence ATGCAGGACGACCGGATGCGGCTTTCCTCCGCCGAACACACGCGGCTTTCGCTCATCAGGACGGGGCTGAAGCTTTTCGGTGAGAACGGGTTCGAGGGGACCACGACGCGGGAAATCGCGCGCGCGGCAGAAGCGAATATCGGATCGATCTCCTATCATTTCGGTGGCAAGGAAGGTCTGCGCGCGGCATGCGCGGACTACATCGTCGAACTGCTCTCCGAGATTACCGGAAGCGCGCTGAAAACGGGTGGAAACGACGGTGCTTCGCTAACCCCGCAGCAAGCGCGTGTGGTCCTGATGCAGGTGTTGGAGACAATGACGGGTTTCATAGCCGCACGGCCCGAGGCCGGGCTTATCGTCAAGTTCGTGCTCAGGGAATTATCGCACCCCACGGTCGCGCTCGACCGCATCTATGAAGGCATCTTCGCGCCGGTTCACAAGCGGCTCTGCGCAGTCTGGGAGGCGGCGACCGGTGAGCCTGCGGAGAGCGACGAGACCAAGCTGACCGTGTTCACGCTCATCGGTCAGCTCGTTTATTTCCGCATTGCCGGCGAAGCGGTGCAGCGGCGCATGGGCTGGAGCCAGATTGGTGCGCGCGAGGCGGCCTCCATCACGGCCATAGCCGGCAGCAATCTCGACGCCATACTCGCCGCGCGCACGCGCCGAAAGGAAACACCATGA
- a CDS encoding YiiX/YebB-like N1pC/P60 family cysteine hydrolase, producing MSEQTGTLLDRFGRFLARRLQSESSGYQPYTPSDPETLHRTLQPGDILLIEGNQRISAAIKYLTQSTWSHAALYVGDALPEPEDGSERPRLVEVVLGDGCIAVPLSKYKTYNTRICRASGLTPDDRNAIVDFMIGKLGLHYDMRNIFDLMRYFLPTPPVPVRWRRRMIAIGSGDPTRAICSSLIAQAFQKVGYPILPEITKAKGRASAESTYSRQEILHIRHHSLFTPRDFDLSPYFAIIKPTLAFGFDYKTLNWGPPPGQEGSERREKAQHRAQGEQD from the coding sequence ATGAGCGAACAAACCGGCACCCTGCTCGACCGTTTCGGCCGTTTTCTGGCCCGGCGGCTGCAAAGCGAATCCTCAGGCTACCAGCCCTACACGCCTTCCGATCCAGAGACCTTGCACCGCACATTGCAGCCGGGCGACATCCTCCTCATCGAAGGCAACCAGCGCATTTCGGCGGCAATCAAATATCTGACCCAGTCCACCTGGAGCCATGCCGCACTCTATGTCGGCGATGCACTGCCCGAACCAGAAGACGGTTCGGAGCGCCCCCGGTTGGTGGAGGTCGTCCTGGGGGATGGCTGCATCGCCGTGCCGCTGTCCAAATACAAGACCTACAACACGCGCATTTGCCGGGCGAGCGGGCTGACGCCGGATGATCGCAACGCCATTGTCGATTTCATGATCGGGAAGCTCGGTCTGCACTACGACATGCGCAACATCTTCGATCTGATGCGCTATTTCCTGCCGACCCCGCCCGTGCCCGTGCGCTGGCGCCGCCGCATGATCGCCATCGGCTCCGGCGATCCCACCCGCGCCATCTGCTCGTCGCTCATCGCCCAGGCATTTCAGAAGGTCGGCTACCCGATCCTGCCCGAAATTACGAAGGCAAAGGGCCGCGCCTCGGCCGAATCCACATACTCGCGACAGGAGATCCTGCATATCCGCCATCACAGCCTGTTCACGCCACGTGATTTCGACCTGTCACCCTATTTTGCCATCATAAAGCCGACCCTCGCTTTCGGATTCGACTACAAGACACTGAACTGGGGACCGCCTCCAGGCCAGGAAGGCTCCGAGAGGCGAGAGAAGGCACAGCACAGGGCACAGGGGGAGCAAGACTGA